In Centroberyx gerrardi isolate f3 chromosome 11, fCenGer3.hap1.cur.20231027, whole genome shotgun sequence, the following are encoded in one genomic region:
- the rsf1b.1 gene encoding remodeling and spacing factor 1: MAASAATASSSPGLCPSYAVICSFLERYGALLDLPELTFPQLERYLQDTSSVPKLLVDLHVKLLRKIGKSVSAERWEKHLVKICQEFNATWAWELEKKGYKEMTVECKTGILKYLCECQFDENVKFKTAINEEDPDKMRLQPIGRDKDGQMYWFQLDQDNNVRVYVEEQDDLDGSSWKCIVKDRNDLAEILALLKTQIDPALLTKKEQDPDGEGNTKNAEEDGVKKTEDTTDEEDKDSKDAVLSVSTKTESNEKLGQKDSSKSDAAEAKSPLNGIKDGKVESEAAPQSEKLVVDDSVITNAQTIKEEPMDVSNSKTSAAASEPAPISEKFCVSLKAEQAEEAKRNTAEELQRAMKNDQLAKIPLKKRGMKLSEGFDKSSAGSIIVQNPSVPQVKEPPKVDEISEETKKETKKSVNDHVNGEAQHATEKGLHSTLCESKKETEIQGKSADGKEQPTKLIADESKAAEASEKKVPSIDEDGIKDKKDGASNTEKSVEVVTSHQADLEKKALDMKVEKESTTAPEGREAPVKLPKASSPLITESPPLSKDVNNALVKSSDHEEHRKINKSETIDAKVDCTVGKTSTLKETDKSSTSESENLDSNHEIASKEVKSNDSEKSDEKPGSKDKDKSESNQTSKPNLAEITENVAEPKHRETVNAKEMGTSAPVAEKPDNSTIKETQGVIKKTETPSVDRDPAEKSVDSEKIVSPSVIKKTEILKQSNDTESPDPPEETHNSSVIKKVDKPLLNEHSEKTLNTKETVESSVIKKAEKPESCKPTEKCDSLKDAEKSPTVEEKTVAAGVDSEIVNTEDKEKPVLREDIEKTVNCEDSEVNDVAKISDCTPRPVEAEATTVTDDPAKPQEDDKIETKSAAHKKMEASEEKDKPPSPVEKKNDSKETDKKPERAEKEQEKVSEEQPNKNEPECPSTKESEKDADKDAGKESEKDTDKESPKNESEKHPCQDKESKEDITTDEYTKTDETKEDKHTHKDGETSTKTEKSGHPNASEEPDTDKLTDNKETEEESKGKSEEGDSATKEKEADGGDAPSEVQDEGLRLKIKALAHRRRAELQREERQGDSESDTNAGRSLRRSPRISRPTPKAVEIQDRRLEKLQAAPPVEKREDDLGEKEKEEEDDEEEEEVKPVQKKPREKKVDQEGQPKSKGRKRRKIRWSNTRTRRKKKGSEDDDDNSDDESSDEEESEEEDDSDEDYKVERSRKRRNRNRERRSSDSSTSSDDDLPPNDDPCKHCGLPNHPELILLCDSCDSGYHTACLRPPLMIIPDGEWFCPPCQHKQLCDKLEEQLQNLDAALKKKERAERRKERLVYVGISVENIITPSVEVEEEKPKPILKEKKEVKRSKSWGRRSTRAKKTISYRFDEFDEAIEEAIEEDIKEAEGGGAGRGKDMANITGHRGKDISTILQGEEGKENGRPPRPNVGQRRKKRRRLNDLDSDSTVDEEESEDEFRLSDSSEEEEFVVSDNGAESETEADSNDSDFGSKGSGGHRKSSRTKRPSKRRRSSRRRRRPRGYSDDEEEESDEDDDEDEMVTEGSSEYSDSDLDMSRRRSRRSQKKQVNYCETSESDASQVETNRDKVKPRRRLDSSDSEASFSRDSEEESRDRRVKRRADSSEEDSRQRRRRLALKRRRASEEDDDNSDSDDDDDSDESEEEDRPVRKRVNRIDSDDSDDDEEEEKEKEKEKKGAAEKAEEGGGVAAKGTNPLDYNLVELPPTNGQSPMKSLEGLISRPGAGASGLITHLDPPKNISATPAAAIAPNGLVAPEMAPQDEDEDDLLGVTDLVDYVCNNEQL, encoded by the exons ATGGCTGCTTCGGCGGCAACGGCGAGTTCTTCCCCCGGTTTGTGTCCAAGTTACGCCGTTATCTGCTCTTTCCTGGAGCGTTATGGAGCCCTGCTGGACTTACCGGAGCTCACCTTCCCCCAGCTGGAGCGATACCTCCAGGACACATCCTCAG TTCCCAAGCTCCTGGTGGATCTTCACGTGAAGTTGCTGAGGAAGATCGGCAAGTCGGTGTCAGCAGAGAGATGGGAGAAGCATCTAGTCAAG ATATGCCAGGAGTTCAATGCTACTTGGGCATGGGAACTCGAAAAAAAAGGATACAAGGAGATGACGGTGGAGTGCAAGACAGGAATCCTTAAA TATCTGTGCGAGTGCCAGTTTGATGAAAATGTTAAGTTCAAAACTGCCATCAATGAGGAAGATCCAGATAAGATGCGGCTGCAGCCAATCGGCCGGGACAAAGACGGCCAGATGTACTGGTTTCAACTGGACCAAGACAACAATGTGCGGGTCTACGTGGAGGAACAGGACGACTTGGACGGGTCATCTTGGAAGTGCATTGTCAA AGACAGAAACGACTTGGCTGAGATTCTGGCTCTGCTGAAGACACAAATTGACCCTGCACTCTTGACAAAGAAAGAGCAAGATCCTGACGGTGAAGGGAACACAAAGAACGCGGAAGAAG ATGGAGTTAAAAAGACCGAGGATACAACAGATGAAGAAGACAAAGACTCCAAAGATGCTGTTCTCTCAGTCTCAACAAAGACGGAGAGCAATGAAAAACTAGGACAGAAAGACAGCTCAAAATCAGACGCTGCTGAGGCCAAATCACCACTGAACGGCATCAAAGATGGCAAAGTTGAATCGGAAGCTGCCCCCCAATCAGAAAAGCTTGTTGTGGATGACAGTGTCATTACAAATGCCCAGACCATCAAAGAGGAGCCAATGGATGTATCAAACAGTAAAACAAGCGCAGCAGCAAGTGAACCAGCACCCATCTCCGAGAAATTTTGCGTATCACTGAAGGCAGAACAAGCAGAGGAGGCCaaaagaaacactgcagaggagCTCCAGCGGGCGATGAAGAACGACCAGCTGGCCAAAATCCCcttgaaaaaaagaggaatgaaACTTAGTGAGGGCTTTGACAAAAGTAGTGCCGGCAGCATTATTGTGCAAAATCCTTCTGTTCCTCAGGTCAAGGAACCCCCTAAAGTTGACGAGATTTctgaagagacaaagaaagagacaaagaaaagtgtGAACGATCATGTTAATGGCGAGGCCCAGCACGCAACGGAGAAAGGTCTCCACAGTACTCTGTGCGAGTCAAAGAAAGAGACTGAGATACAGGGGAAGTCTGCCGATGGAAAAGAGCAGCCAACTAAACTAATTGCAGATGAAAGTAAAGCCGCAGAAGCCAGCGAAAAGAAAGTGCCATCCATAGACGAGGATGgcataaaagataaaaaagatgGGGCTAGCAATACAGAGAAGTCAGTGGAGGTAGTCACGTCACATCAAGCAGACTTGGAGAAAAAAGCCCTAGATATGAAGGTAGAAAAGGAAAGCACTACAGCACCGGAGGGGAGAGAAGCACCTGTCAAACTTCCAAAGGCATCCTCACCTCTAATAACAGAGTCGCCACCTTTATCTAAGGATGTAAATAATGCACTTGTGAAGTCATCGGATCACGAAGAGCACAGAAAGATAAACAAATCCGAAACAATAGATGCAAAAGTGGATTGTACAGTAGGCAAGACATCCACATTAAAAGAAACTGATAAATCCTCAACGTCTGAGTCAGAGAACCTAGATTCAAATCATGAAATTGCGTCCAAAGAGGTTAAATCAAATGATTCTGAAAAATCGGACGAAAAACCGGGCTCTAAAGACAAGGATAAATCGGAGTCGAATCAGACTTCAAAACCAAACTTGGCAGAAATCACAGAAAATGTAGCAGAGCCTAAACACAGAGAAACTGTCAATGCTAAAGAAATGGGGACATCTGCGCCCGTTGCAGAGAAACCAGACAACTCTACAATCAAAGAGACGCAAGGagtcattaaaaaaacagagacGCCGTCCGTAGACAGAGATCCCGCAGAGAAGTCTGTTGATTCTGAAAAGATCGTATCGCCATCTGTCATTAAAAAGACAGAGATACTAAAACAGAGTAATGATACAGAGAGCCCAGACCCCCCTGAAGAGACACACAATTCTTCAGTCATTAAAAAGGTAGACAAACCATTACTCAATGAACATTCAGAAAAAACACTCAACACTAAAGAGACAGTGGAATCCTCTGTTATTAAAAAGGCAGAGAAACCGGAGTCATGTAAACCTACGGAGAAATGTGACAGCCTCAAAGATGCAGAGAAGTCTCCCACTGTGGAGGAGAAAACCGTGGCAGCTGGTGTCGACTCTGAGATAGTCAACACAGAAGATAAGGAAAAGCCTGTCCTTAGGGAAGACATAGAGAAAACTGTCAACTGTGAGGACAGTGAGGTAAATGATGTTGCTAAGATAAGCGACTGTACACCCAGGCCTGTGGAGGCAGAGGCGACAACCGTTACAGACGATCCGGCAAAGCCACAAGAGGATGACAAAATCGAAACGAAATCGGCTGCACATAAGAAGATGGAGGCATCTGAAGAGAAAGATAAACCACCCAGCCCTGTTGAGAAGAAAAATGACTCGAAAGAAACAGATAAAAAACCtgaaagagcagaaaaagaacaggaAAAAGTGTCTGAGGAGCAGCCTAATAAAAATGAGCCAGAGTGCCCATCTACAAAAGAAAGTGAAAAGGATGCGGACAAGGATGCAGGCAAGGAAAGCGAAAAGGATACGGACAAAGAAAGCCCCAAgaatgaaagtgaaaagcatCCATGTCAAGACAAAGAAAGTAAAGAGGATATCACAACAGATGAATACACTAAAACAGACGAAACAAAGgaggacaaacacactcataagGATGGCGAAACCTCAACCAAAACGGAGAAATCTGGCCATCCGAATGCAAGCGAAGAACCAGACACTGATAAGCTTACGGACAAcaaggagacagaagaggagagcaaaGGCAAGAGTGAAGAAGGGGATTCTGCAACgaaagagaaggaggcagaTGGTGGCGATGCTCCATCTGAAGTCCAGGATGAGGGTCTTCGTCTGAAAATCAAGGCCCTGGCCCACCGAAGGAGAGCGGAGctccagagagaggagaggcaaggGGATTCGGAGTCCGACACGAATGCGGGGAGATCCCTCCGACGGTCACCAAGGATCTCCAGACCAACTCCGAAAGCAGTGGAGATCCAGGACAGGAGACTGGAGAAATTGCAGGCTGCACCACCAGTTGAGAAGCGTGAGGACGACCTGggtgagaaagaaaaggaagaggaagatgatgaggaggaggaggaggtaaaaCCTGTTCAAAAGAAaccaagagagaaaaaggttgATCAGGAGGGCCAACCTAAATCTAAG GGGAGAAAGCGACGGAAGATCCGGTGGTCCAACACGCGAACGCGGCGTAAAAAGAAAGGCTCCGAAGACGACGACGACAACAGCGACGATGAATCCAGCgacgaggaggagagcgaggaagaaGACGACAGCGACGAGGACTACAAGGTCGAGagaagcaggaagaggaggaaccgGAACAGAGAAAGACGAAGCTCCGACTCTTCGACCTCCTCAGACGACGACCTACCTCCAAACGACGACCCCTGCAAACATTGTGGCCTCCCCAATCACCCTGAGCTA ATCTTACTGTGCGATTCGTGTGATAGTGGCTACCACACAGCCTGCCTGAGGCCGCCTCTCATGATCATCCCTGACGGGGAATGGTTCTGCCCGCCGTGTCAACAT AAGCAGCTCTGTGACAAATTGGAAGAGCAGCTCCAAAACCTGGACGCCGCATTGAAAAAGAAGGAACGGGCTGAAAGAAG GAAAGAGCGCCTAGTTTACGTTGGAATCAGTGTTGAAAACATCATCACGCCTTCG GTCGAGGTAGAAGAGGAAAAGCCGAAGCCAATattaaaagagaagaaagaagtgaAGCGAAGCAAGAGCTGGGGCCGAAGATCTACAAGGGCTAAGAAAACCATTAGCTACAG ATTTGATGAATTTGATGAGGCTATTGAGGAGGCTATTGAAGAGGACATCAAAGAAGCAGAGGGTGGAG gagCCGGTCGGGGAAAAGACATGGCCAACATCACGGGCCACAGAGGAAAGGATATTTCCACCATTCTCCAAGGGGAGGAGGGCAAGGAGAACGGCCGCCCGCCACGACCCAATGTCGGCCAGCGCCGGAAAAAACGCCGGCGTCTCAACGACCTGGACAGCGACAGCACCgtggacgaggaggagagcgaggacgAGTTTCGCCTCAGCGACAG CTCGGAAGAGGAAGAGTTCGTGGTATCGGACAATGGCGCCGAGAGCGAAACGGAGGCGGACTCCAACGACAGCGACTTTGGCAGCAAAGGCAGCGGTGGACATCGTAAATCCTCGCGGACCAAGAGGCCGTCAAAACGACGGAGAAGCTCCCGGCGGCGACGCAGACCCAGAGGGTACTCGGACGacgaagaggaagagagcgacGAGGACGACGATGAGGACGAAATGG tgaCCGAAGGCTCCAGTGAGTACAGCGACAGTGATCTGGATATGAGTCGACGGCGGTCTCGGCGGAGTCAGAAGAAGCAGGTTAACTACTGCGAGACGTCCGAGTCGGACGCCTCTCAGGTGGAAACCAACCGGGACAAAGTGAAACCCCGCCGCCGCCTGGACAGCTCCGACAGCGAAG CAAGTTTCTCCAGAGACTCTGAGGAGGAGTCGAGGGACCGGAGGGTGAAGAGGAGAGCCGACTCCTCGGAGGAAGATTCCCGGCAGCGGCGCAGGCGGCTTGCGCTGAAACGCAGAAGAGCCTCCGAAGAGGACGACGACAACAGCGACagcgacgacgacgacgactcGGACGAATCCGAGGAGGAGGACCGCCCCGTCCGCAAACGGGTGAACCGCATCGACTCGGATGACTCGGACGacgacgaagaggaggagaaggagaaggagaaggaaaagaaaggcgCGGCTGAAAAagcggaggagggaggtggCGTTGCGGCGAAGGGAACAAACCCGTTGGACTATAATCTGGTGGAGTTGCCCCCCACCAATGGACAGAGCCCGATGAAGAGCCTGGAGGGCTTGATCAGCCGGCCTGGCGCCGGCGCTTCGGGCCTCATCACACACCTGGACCCACCCAAAAACATCAGTGCCACACCAGCCGCTGCCATAGCGCCCAACGGCCTGGTCGCCCCGGAGATGGCGCCGcaggacgaggacgaggacgacCTGTTAGGAGTCACAGACCTAGTGGACTACGTCTGCAATAACGAACaattgtaa